The stretch of DNA AGTTTGCGCGGATGCTGGTCGGCCCCCTCGAGGGCGCGTTCTTGCACATGATGACTCGTCTCGTGCAGGCCACGCGTGTGTTGGAGATCGGCATGTTCACGGGGTATAGCGCCCTCTGTTTTGCGGAAGCGTTACCCGATCAGGGCCGGGTGATTACGTGCGATGTCGATGCCGAGTCGGCGGCGGTGGCTCGGCGATTTTTTGCGCAATCCCCCCATGGCCGAAAGATCGAGATCCGTATGGGGCCGGCATTGGAGACCATGGCGGAACTCACGGGTCCCTTCGATCTTATCTTTATCGATGCCGACAAACTGAACTATGTGAACTATTACCGCCGGGCGCTGGAGTTGTTGTCCCCGCGCGGGGTCATTCTCATCGACAATGTGTTGTGGGACGGTGATGTCCTAGTGGAGCCGCCCCCGGATGAGCGTACTGCGGCGATTCAGGAGCTTAACCGGGTCGTCAGGGCGGATACGCGGGTGTCCGCAGTGTTGGCGACCATCCGGGA from Nitrospira sp. encodes:
- a CDS encoding class I SAM-dependent methyltransferase, which gives rise to MTDLVLPRIDAYAAAVSLPETSTRRALREETERTMEFARMLVGPLEGAFLHMMTRLVQATRVLEIGMFTGYSALCFAEALPDQGRVITCDVDAESAAVARRFFAQSPHGRKIEIRMGPALETMAELTGPFDLIFIDADKLNYVNYYRRALELLSPRGVILIDNVLWDGDVLVEPPPDERTAAIQELNRVVRADTRVSAVLATIRDGIWIITPAPTA